From the Sphingomonas mesophila genome, one window contains:
- a CDS encoding DUF4349 domain-containing protein, whose amino-acid sequence MFKRRIGMVLAALALLGACSDGAERGQVGESADLAEDVAAAPGIVPTAAPGVAFTYSYGFQLADPAISAAQEEHAAACEKLGLERCRITGMTYRLDERDRVEGTLKLAIDPLLARSFGRDAIAVVQRRDGALRYTEIEGEDQNPALEDAARREGGASVEIARLEAALRTAKGDEERVALRQQLRELRDQVEQAQAQETTAEAKIRRTPMNFTYLGGASGRGFAGENPVREAWYLFVDSVAMMVGFLLKALAVLLPWALLIALLVMLARSRPALRLRRWWGSDADHDASQAS is encoded by the coding sequence ATGTTCAAGCGTCGCATCGGAATGGTCTTGGCCGCGCTCGCGCTGCTTGGTGCGTGCAGCGATGGCGCGGAGCGTGGGCAGGTCGGCGAATCGGCCGACTTGGCGGAGGATGTCGCCGCGGCGCCAGGCATCGTCCCGACCGCTGCGCCAGGGGTTGCCTTCACCTACAGTTACGGTTTCCAGCTGGCCGATCCGGCGATCAGCGCGGCTCAGGAGGAGCATGCCGCGGCGTGCGAGAAGCTCGGGCTCGAGCGCTGCCGCATTACCGGAATGACCTATCGACTCGATGAGCGCGACCGGGTCGAAGGGACGCTCAAGCTCGCTATAGATCCGTTGCTCGCCCGCAGCTTTGGGCGGGACGCCATTGCCGTGGTGCAGCGCCGGGACGGCGCGTTGCGTTACACAGAAATCGAGGGAGAGGATCAGAATCCCGCCCTGGAGGATGCCGCCCGCCGAGAAGGCGGGGCGAGCGTTGAAATTGCTCGGCTGGAGGCGGCCTTGCGCACGGCCAAAGGAGACGAGGAGCGGGTCGCGCTGCGCCAGCAACTTCGCGAGCTTCGCGATCAGGTCGAGCAGGCCCAGGCGCAGGAAACGACGGCGGAAGCGAAAATCCGCCGGACGCCGATGAACTTCACGTATCTCGGCGGTGCGAGCGGGCGCGGCTTTGCCGGCGAGAACCCGGTTCGCGAGGCGTGGTATCTGTTTGTTGACAGCGTCGCCATGATGGTCGGCTTCCTGCTCAAGGCGCTGGCCGTGCTGCTGCCGTGGGCGCTGCTGATCGCGCTGCTGGTCATGCTTGCCCGGTCGCGTCCGGCGCTTCGCCTACGCCGCTGGTGGGGCTCGGACGCCGATCATGACGCGAGCCAGGCCAGCTGA
- a CDS encoding SIMPL domain-containing protein, with product MRHVPIAFAALAAAACTPAPPGVRGVERDETLLTVSATGRSETRPDEARFWLGVETIAANAREASRLNNEKMQRVAAALEGFKVGRDDMQTENLALGRIDYGKDRGRFRAYNTVEVRLRDMARVSEAITAATESGANLMRGPALSVSDREAASRSAYAMAFKAARSRADAYAEAAGLEVARVLTIRDNGEGGYSPPPISMDASETMAVQMSAAPAAPPPPPASFNPGVNRATVSVSVAFALREK from the coding sequence ATGCGTCATGTCCCGATTGCGTTCGCCGCCCTTGCCGCCGCCGCCTGCACCCCGGCCCCGCCCGGTGTGCGCGGGGTTGAGCGGGACGAAACCCTGCTGACCGTCAGCGCCACTGGCCGATCGGAGACTCGTCCCGACGAGGCGCGGTTCTGGCTTGGGGTCGAGACCATCGCCGCCAATGCGCGCGAGGCGAGCCGCCTCAACAACGAGAAGATGCAGCGGGTCGCCGCCGCGCTAGAGGGCTTCAAGGTCGGCCGCGACGACATGCAGACCGAGAACCTCGCGCTCGGCCGGATCGACTATGGCAAGGACCGCGGCCGCTTCCGCGCTTATAACACGGTCGAGGTGCGGTTGCGCGACATGGCGCGGGTCAGCGAGGCAATCACCGCCGCTACCGAAAGCGGCGCGAACCTGATGCGCGGTCCGGCGCTCAGCGTGTCGGACCGCGAGGCCGCCAGCCGCTCCGCCTATGCGATGGCGTTCAAGGCAGCCCGCTCGCGCGCCGATGCCTATGCCGAGGCGGCCGGCCTTGAGGTGGCGCGGGTGCTCACCATCCGCGACAATGGCGAAGGCGGCTACTCGCCGCCGCCGATCTCGATGGACGCGAGCGAGACCATGGCGGTGCAGATGTCCGCCGCGCCGGCAGCCCCGCCGCCGCCGCCCGCCTCGTTCAACCCGGGAGTCAATCGGGCGACTGTCTCGGTGTCGGTCGCCTTCGCCTTGCGCGAGAAATGA
- the nusB gene encoding transcription antitermination factor NusB, producing MSTRSQTRSLSRSAARLAAVQALYQMEMEGLALAPLLHEFHHHRLGATIEDATYAEAEASFFDDVVSGVDARRAELDGLIAAKLSEGWTLERLDRPMRAILRAGTYELVARPDVPVGSVIDEYLDVADAFYDKREKGFVNGLLDAIAKDVRR from the coding sequence ATGTCGACCCGCTCCCAGACCCGCTCGCTGTCCCGCTCCGCCGCCCGGCTCGCCGCGGTCCAGGCGCTGTACCAGATGGAGATGGAGGGCCTGGCGTTGGCGCCGCTGCTCCACGAATTTCATCATCACCGGCTCGGTGCGACGATCGAGGACGCGACCTATGCCGAGGCCGAGGCGAGCTTCTTCGACGATGTCGTGAGTGGCGTCGACGCGCGCCGAGCCGAGCTCGATGGGCTGATCGCGGCCAAGCTCAGCGAGGGCTGGACGCTGGAGCGGCTCGACCGGCCGATGCGCGCCATCCTGCGTGCCGGCACTTACGAGCTGGTCGCACGGCCCGATGTCCCGGTGGGCAGCGTGATCGACGAATATCTCGATGTCGCCGACGCCTTCTACGACAAGCGCGAGAAGGGCTTCGTCAACGGCCTGCTCGACGCGATCGCCAAGGATGTGCGGCGCTGA
- the thiL gene encoding thiamine-phosphate kinase, whose translation MNERDIIARVRAMARHPAARGLMDDAALLDGWVITHDTIAEGVHYLPGDPPETVGWKLAAVNASDLAAKGAEPTAGLLSLTINGDGAWESAFLDGLEQAFEAFGMALIGGDTIALPPSAPRVLGLTALGRAGPVTPRRSGGKAGDTLWLVGTLGDAAAGLAQLRDDAAAEGPLVEAYRQPRPLIAEGRALAERVTAMMDVSDGLLIDAARMAEACNLEAEIDLSALPLSPVFVAERGDGLEARLFAATGGDDYALLAAASDPALATCLPDGAKLHAIGRLTEGAGLSLRFEGAEVPVPERLGHEHCP comes from the coding sequence CTGAACGAGCGCGACATCATCGCCCGAGTACGGGCGATGGCGCGGCATCCGGCGGCGCGCGGGTTGATGGACGATGCGGCGCTGCTCGACGGTTGGGTGATCACCCACGATACGATCGCCGAGGGGGTGCATTATCTGCCCGGCGACCCGCCCGAGACGGTCGGCTGGAAGCTGGCGGCGGTCAACGCGAGCGACCTCGCCGCCAAGGGTGCCGAGCCCACCGCTGGGCTCCTTTCGCTGACGATCAATGGCGACGGCGCGTGGGAGAGCGCGTTCCTCGACGGGCTTGAACAGGCGTTCGAGGCGTTCGGAATGGCGCTGATCGGCGGCGACACCATCGCGCTCCCGCCGAGCGCTCCCAGAGTGCTGGGGCTGACGGCACTTGGTCGAGCCGGTCCGGTGACTCCGAGGCGATCGGGCGGGAAGGCCGGAGACACGCTGTGGCTCGTCGGCACACTTGGCGATGCCGCTGCCGGACTTGCGCAATTGCGTGACGACGCGGCCGCCGAAGGTCCCTTGGTCGAAGCCTATCGCCAGCCACGGCCGCTGATTGCCGAAGGGCGCGCTCTGGCAGAAAGGGTCACGGCCATGATGGATGTCAGTGACGGGTTGCTGATCGACGCTGCCCGAATGGCGGAGGCGTGCAATCTGGAGGCCGAGATCGACCTTTCCGCGCTGCCGCTAAGCCCTGTCTTCGTCGCCGAACGCGGCGACGGGCTCGAGGCGCGGCTGTTCGCCGCCACCGGGGGCGACGACTATGCCTTGCTCGCCGCCGCTTCGGACCCCGCGTTAGCGACTTGTTTACCGGACGGCGCGAAATTGCACGCGATCGGCCGGCTGACCGAGGGCGCAGGACTGTCCCTGCGTTTCGAAGGTGCCGAAGTGCCGGTTCCGGAGCGGCTCGGCCATGAACATTGCCCTTAG
- a CDS encoding J domain-containing protein, producing the protein MKQSKFHGRVEGRAAHCAIPGCDEPGEFRAPLTPGGPDGPGSWRWLCLDHVRQHNSAYNFFAGMSPDEIEAAQSPIAGWDRNVRAFSAAGADPAPAWADFRDPLDAISARFRPGRAAPRASRFDARERDAMGVLGLADDADRTALRRRYSELVRRYHPDRNGGDRSHERALARVIDAYQLLKTARAFA; encoded by the coding sequence ATGAAGCAGAGCAAATTTCACGGCCGGGTCGAGGGGCGGGCGGCGCATTGCGCGATTCCGGGCTGCGACGAGCCCGGCGAATTTCGCGCGCCGCTCACCCCCGGCGGGCCGGACGGGCCGGGCTCGTGGCGCTGGCTGTGCCTCGACCATGTTCGCCAGCATAACAGCGCCTACAATTTCTTCGCCGGCATGAGCCCCGACGAGATCGAGGCGGCGCAATCGCCAATCGCCGGCTGGGATCGCAATGTCCGCGCTTTCTCCGCCGCGGGCGCCGACCCGGCGCCAGCATGGGCCGACTTTCGCGATCCGCTCGACGCCATTTCGGCGCGCTTTCGGCCAGGCCGGGCAGCGCCCAGGGCGAGCCGCTTCGACGCCCGCGAGCGCGACGCGATGGGCGTGCTCGGCCTTGCCGACGATGCCGACCGGACCGCACTCCGCCGCCGCTATTCGGAACTGGTGCGCCGCTATCACCCGGACCGCAACGGCGGCGACCGCAGCCACGAGCGCGCGCTGGCCCGAGTGATCGACGCCTATCAATTGCTCAAGACGGCGCGCGCCTTCGCCTGA
- a CDS encoding BolA family protein, protein MRTTSTGPVAAEMIRRLEAALAPTRLTLTDDSEQHRGHGGYNPAGESHFSLAIESPAFSNMTRVQRQRAIYAALGELMDERVHALSIKASAPGE, encoded by the coding sequence ATGCGCACGACCTCCACCGGCCCCGTCGCGGCCGAGATGATCCGCCGGCTGGAGGCAGCGCTGGCCCCGACCCGACTGACGCTGACCGACGACAGCGAGCAGCACCGCGGCCATGGCGGCTACAATCCCGCCGGCGAAAGCCATTTTAGCCTGGCAATCGAAAGCCCGGCCTTCTCCAACATGACCCGAGTCCAGCGCCAGCGCGCGATCTACGCCGCGCTCGGCGAACTGATGGACGAGCGGGTCCACGCCCTCAGCATCAAGGCCAGCGCGCCGGGAGAGTAA
- a CDS encoding glutathione S-transferase family protein, with translation MSLTLFAHPFSSFCWKVQIALDADGTPYAYRNVDPSEPGNMDELKRLWPLGKFPLMVDDGEVFAETSCIIEHLQAHHPGPNRWIPDGAEGRRVRFLDRFFDLHVQGNMQPSVNHAIWPDGEGLAAARGIAALRTAYDWLETNLPDGEWAVGDTFTLADCAAAPALFYADWVEPIGGDRPRLAAYRARLLAHPAVQQSVERARPYRHYFPLGAPDRD, from the coding sequence GTGAGCCTCACGCTCTTCGCGCACCCGTTCAGTTCCTTCTGCTGGAAGGTGCAGATCGCGCTCGACGCCGACGGGACGCCCTACGCCTATCGCAACGTCGATCCGTCCGAGCCGGGCAATATGGACGAGCTCAAGCGACTGTGGCCGCTCGGCAAATTCCCGCTGATGGTCGACGATGGCGAAGTCTTCGCCGAGACGAGCTGCATCATCGAACATCTCCAGGCCCACCACCCCGGGCCGAACCGCTGGATTCCGGATGGTGCCGAGGGCCGCCGAGTCCGCTTTCTCGACCGATTCTTCGACCTGCACGTCCAGGGGAATATGCAGCCATCGGTCAACCATGCGATCTGGCCCGACGGCGAGGGTCTCGCGGCGGCGCGCGGGATCGCGGCGCTGCGCACCGCGTACGACTGGCTCGAGACAAATTTGCCCGACGGCGAGTGGGCGGTGGGCGACACCTTCACCCTCGCCGACTGCGCCGCCGCCCCGGCCTTGTTCTACGCCGATTGGGTCGAGCCGATTGGCGGCGACCGGCCACGACTTGCCGCGTATCGCGCGCGCCTGCTCGCTCACCCAGCCGTTCAGCAGTCGGTTGAGCGCGCCCGACCCTACCGACACTATTTCCCGCTCGGAGCCCCCGACCGGGACTGA
- a CDS encoding dihydrofolate reductase family protein gives MRRIVGAAFVTLDGVMQGPGGANEDTTGGFRFSGWLPPVGDEAIEAKIGELFGRPFDLLLGRRTYEIFAAYWPYAPDEMAQIRDPFDACTKYVVTHGNQPLEWRNSQRVDGIEALRAIKQSEGPDLVIQGSSVLYPQLLEAGLLDELTLMISPVVLGEGKRMFGDGTPPRTLEMTGHQVSDRGNIIVTYQPAGPVALGSYVTGEPSEREKLRQAEMADGSW, from the coding sequence ATGCGTAGGATCGTCGGCGCGGCGTTTGTCACCCTCGACGGGGTGATGCAGGGCCCCGGCGGTGCGAATGAGGACACGACCGGCGGCTTTCGTTTCAGCGGCTGGTTGCCGCCGGTTGGCGACGAGGCGATCGAGGCCAAGATCGGCGAACTGTTCGGCCGTCCGTTCGACCTTCTGCTCGGCCGCCGGACCTACGAAATTTTCGCCGCTTATTGGCCCTATGCGCCCGACGAGATGGCGCAGATTCGTGATCCGTTCGACGCCTGCACCAAATATGTCGTCACTCACGGCAACCAGCCGCTCGAATGGCGCAATAGCCAGCGGGTCGATGGAATCGAGGCGCTCCGCGCGATCAAGCAAAGCGAGGGTCCCGACCTGGTGATCCAGGGCAGCAGCGTGCTCTATCCCCAGCTGCTCGAAGCTGGGCTGCTCGACGAGCTGACGCTGATGATCTCGCCGGTGGTGCTGGGCGAAGGCAAACGTATGTTCGGTGATGGCACCCCGCCGCGGACACTGGAAATGACGGGCCACCAAGTGTCCGACCGTGGCAACATTATCGTTACCTACCAGCCGGCGGGTCCCGTCGCGCTCGGCAGCTATGTCACCGGCGAGCCGAGCGAGCGCGAGAAGCTGCGTCAGGCGGAAATGGCGGACGGCAGCTGGTGA
- a CDS encoding alpha/beta fold hydrolase produces the protein MEQRLLELSTGIRMNVALAGRADAPPVILLHGFPESHRTWRSLAPLLADDFRLAMPDQRGFGASDKPQDVADYESEILLADLFALADALEIERFALVGHDWGGAIAWMAALSGNPRVERLGIVNSPHPLIFQKSLIEDEEQRAASQYIRAFRKQGLERMVEGIGFEAFFDKSFAPHVDMTKVSAEERQRYIADWSQPGALTAMLNWYRASKLVVPPPGITVPVPDFALPKIDIPVCVIWGMDDRALRPVQLEGIEEVGRDVTVVPLPGVGHFAPWEAPEAVADGLRPFLAGR, from the coding sequence ATGGAGCAGCGCCTGCTTGAGCTTTCGACCGGCATCCGGATGAACGTCGCGCTGGCCGGGCGCGCCGATGCTCCGCCGGTCATCCTGCTGCACGGCTTTCCCGAATCGCACCGCACCTGGCGCTCGCTGGCGCCGCTGCTGGCCGACGACTTCCGGTTGGCGATGCCCGACCAGCGCGGCTTTGGGGCGAGCGACAAGCCGCAGGATGTGGCAGACTATGAGTCCGAAATTTTGCTCGCCGACCTGTTCGCGCTCGCCGACGCGCTGGAGATCGAGCGGTTCGCGCTGGTCGGGCACGATTGGGGCGGAGCAATCGCCTGGATGGCAGCGCTCAGCGGCAATCCCCGCGTCGAGCGGCTCGGGATCGTCAACTCGCCCCATCCGCTGATTTTCCAGAAAAGCCTGATCGAGGACGAGGAGCAGCGCGCCGCGAGCCAGTATATCCGCGCTTTTCGCAAGCAGGGGCTGGAGCGGATGGTCGAGGGGATCGGCTTCGAGGCGTTCTTCGACAAGAGTTTCGCGCCGCACGTCGACATGACCAAGGTCAGCGCCGAGGAGCGCCAGCGCTACATCGCCGACTGGTCGCAGCCGGGCGCGCTGACGGCGATGCTCAACTGGTATCGTGCGTCCAAGCTGGTCGTCCCGCCGCCGGGGATCACCGTGCCGGTGCCGGACTTCGCGCTGCCGAAGATCGACATCCCGGTGTGCGTCATCTGGGGCATGGACGATCGTGCGCTGCGTCCGGTCCAGCTCGAGGGCATCGAAGAGGTCGGGCGCGATGTCACCGTCGTGCCGCTGCCCGGAGTCGGCCATTTCGCGCCGTGGGAAGCACCCGAAGCGGTCGCGGACGGGCTCAGGCCCTTCCTCGCGGGACGCTGA
- a CDS encoding pirin family protein, with amino-acid sequence MIAIEPVTHDLGAFKVRRVLPSRGRTMVGPFIFVDEFGPASMASGEGMDVRPHPHINLATVTYLFDGAIHHRDSLGTDQVIRPGAINLMTAGRGIVHSERSPAEERAAGGTLYGMQTWLALPDGKEEVDPAFDHVPESGLPLIEDTGVSARVLMGRLWGAEAAAHCHSPTIYADLRLNGGSLKIEPEADERAVMATEGTVTLDGTRLSLFTLYVLAPGAEVIVAGIGRAMLLGGGAFATPRHVWWNFVSSDRERIVQARADWTARRFPVVPGDEEEWIPIPEQPNTVSYP; translated from the coding sequence ATGATCGCCATCGAGCCCGTCACACATGATCTCGGCGCGTTCAAGGTGCGGCGGGTGTTGCCGTCGCGCGGGCGGACGATGGTCGGGCCGTTCATCTTCGTCGACGAATTCGGTCCGGCCAGCATGGCGTCCGGCGAGGGGATGGACGTGCGGCCGCACCCGCACATCAACCTCGCCACCGTGACCTATCTGTTCGACGGCGCGATCCACCACCGCGACAGCCTCGGCACCGATCAGGTGATCCGTCCCGGCGCGATCAACCTGATGACCGCGGGGCGCGGGATCGTTCATTCCGAGCGCAGCCCGGCCGAGGAGCGCGCCGCGGGGGGCACTCTCTACGGCATGCAGACCTGGCTGGCGCTGCCCGACGGCAAGGAGGAGGTCGATCCGGCGTTCGACCATGTGCCGGAGAGCGGCCTGCCGTTGATCGAGGACACGGGCGTCAGCGCACGGGTCCTGATGGGCCGGCTATGGGGTGCCGAGGCTGCGGCTCACTGCCACTCGCCGACCATCTATGCAGACCTTCGGCTGAACGGCGGGTCGCTGAAGATCGAGCCCGAAGCGGACGAGCGTGCGGTTATGGCGACCGAGGGGACGGTGACGCTCGACGGGACTCGCCTGTCGCTGTTCACGCTCTACGTCCTCGCGCCGGGGGCGGAGGTGATCGTGGCGGGCATCGGCCGCGCCATGCTGCTCGGCGGCGGCGCGTTCGCGACACCGCGCCACGTGTGGTGGAATTTCGTCAGCTCGGACCGCGAACGGATCGTCCAGGCGCGCGCCGACTGGACCGCCCGCCGCTTTCCGGTCGTCCCGGGCGACGAGGAGGAATGGATCCCGATCCCCGAGCAACCCAATACGGTGAGCTATCCGTGA